One window of Candidatus Endomicrobium procryptotermitis genomic DNA carries:
- a CDS encoding aspartate 1-decarboxylase yields MKFVLSSKIFKATVTEANLNYEGSITIDTDLCDKAGLWIGEKVLVVSNTSGARLETYIIPGKPGSGIICINGAAAHLIKKGEEIIIMGFALSDKPVTAKIVFVDKNNKYIKTI; encoded by the coding sequence ATGAAGTTTGTTTTAAGTTCAAAAATTTTTAAAGCTACAGTGACTGAGGCAAATTTAAATTATGAAGGCAGCATAACGATTGACACGGATTTGTGCGATAAAGCCGGTCTTTGGATAGGCGAAAAAGTTTTAGTGGTTTCAAATACGAGCGGTGCCAGATTGGAAACTTATATTATTCCCGGAAAACCAGGCTCAGGCATTATCTGTATCAACGGCGCTGCTGCTCATTTAATAAAAAAAGGCGAAGAAATTATTATAATGGGATTTGCTCTTTCCGATAAACCTGTCACGGCAAAAATTGTTTTTGTCGATAAAAACAATAAATACATTAAAACTATTTAG
- a CDS encoding mechanosensitive ion channel family protein: MFDFFNRQYSDFTLWIISAVVLLAVFFIGFLLRKYAAVFIRRLLEKIGIITSDETSDFLKKYISFWSFLVGLYCAFFISPLNHKDPVVLKIFYTIFAFSIVFLLGNIFAGVFRKTFLETISINIIKFVVIAVGGLLILNQIGIKLTPMLTALGIGSLAVALALQDTLGNFFAGINILFGKQIARGDYIKLDSGQEGTVIEIGWRATKIRETSNVLIIIPNLKVASAIISKYNFSRAEVTTSIDCGIAYGSDLEKAEKIAVEAAREILNFSEGAVKSYTPICRFNKFADSSINFTLTFRVKEVFVKSEITHAVLKNLKKRFDEEGIEIPFPERVVRIRKNVEKD; encoded by the coding sequence ATGTTTGACTTTTTTAACCGGCAATATTCGGATTTTACTCTGTGGATTATAAGCGCGGTCGTTCTTCTTGCAGTTTTTTTTATAGGCTTTTTATTAAGGAAATATGCAGCTGTATTTATCAGAAGACTTTTAGAAAAAATAGGCATTATAACAAGCGATGAAACTTCAGATTTTTTAAAAAAATATATATCTTTTTGGTCGTTTCTTGTGGGTTTGTACTGTGCTTTTTTTATATCGCCATTAAATCATAAAGATCCTGTTGTCTTAAAAATATTTTATACAATTTTTGCTTTTTCCATAGTATTTTTGCTGGGAAATATTTTTGCGGGAGTATTTCGCAAAACCTTTTTGGAAACAATAAGCATAAACATTATTAAGTTTGTTGTAATTGCAGTAGGGGGACTTTTAATTTTAAACCAAATAGGCATTAAACTTACTCCCATGCTCACAGCATTGGGAATAGGTTCTCTTGCAGTAGCTTTAGCTCTTCAGGACACTTTGGGCAATTTTTTTGCCGGAATAAATATATTGTTCGGAAAGCAGATAGCACGTGGAGATTATATAAAGCTTGATTCTGGGCAGGAAGGTACGGTTATCGAAATAGGATGGAGAGCGACAAAGATAAGAGAAACTTCGAATGTGCTCATTATTATTCCTAATCTAAAAGTTGCATCTGCCATAATTTCAAAGTACAATTTCAGCCGGGCAGAAGTAACCACATCCATTGATTGTGGTATTGCCTATGGAAGCGATTTGGAAAAGGCAGAAAAAATAGCCGTGGAAGCGGCGCGGGAAATTTTAAATTTTTCAGAAGGCGCTGTAAAAAGCTATACTCCAATATGTCGTTTTAATAAATTTGCCGATTCTTCCATAAATTTTACTCTGACTTTTAGAGTCAAAGAGGTTTTTGTAAAATCGGAAATTACTCATGCAGTTTTAAAGAATCTTAAGAAAAGATTTGATGAAGAGGGTATAGAAATTCCGTTCCCGGAAAGAGTTGTGCGTATTCGCAAAAATGTAGAGAAAGATTAG
- a CDS encoding TraR/DksA family transcriptional regulator — protein sequence MNKKDAAQFKKLLTQRRTEILNKVNAQKERDDSDIIVGDEIDTASQNSEKEMYFELAAADKITLNDVNDALAKIEKSIYGKCECCGQEIPLERIKAIPWVRYCIQCQEEAERPKK from the coding sequence ATGAATAAAAAGGACGCCGCACAGTTTAAAAAGCTTTTGACACAGAGAAGAACGGAAATTTTAAATAAAGTTAATGCGCAGAAAGAAAGAGATGATTCAGACATTATAGTCGGTGATGAAATCGACACGGCAAGTCAAAACAGCGAAAAAGAAATGTATTTCGAGCTGGCTGCAGCCGATAAAATAACTTTGAACGATGTAAATGATGCATTGGCAAAAATAGAAAAAAGCATTTACGGAAAATGCGAATGCTGTGGTCAGGAAATACCTTTGGAAAGAATTAAAGCAATACCGTGGGTAAGATATTGCATTCAATGTCAGGAAGAAGCAGAAAGACCTAAAAAATAA